Proteins from a single region of Zavarzinella sp.:
- a CDS encoding DUF1588 domain-containing protein, giving the protein MRKIVLLIIFLGLLQTSQADEQVLENASMSQFQESVAPLLKQFCYQCHNDQKASGELNLVKLAANMKTSGTAARWAMVDQKLNNGSMPPKSQAQLSAHQKKLILGWLKQEMKRAGISIAKREQQVNGNLVPHELLFDPQQAAPFEVAPRVRRLSPEIYARFLAEVGKNVPGVTQPFTATSNQNFRDMGAPLVDEPVTAMLIRNALAIVNRQTAYRLEAGVPKGVGFVAKEVLACFDPRTPVSDATYETAIRWEFQMVLKRPPPVDELERFLALMQKNVKAAGTDLGVRYTLAAVFLLPEAIFRYELGATAELNAEKVRLSAMEIAHAINYGLTDSRPPAWLLADAAAGKLATREGVQAAIQKLWDDPKVEKSRIMRFFHEYFGYQAADEVFKDPKQNNQHDARILVADTDRLIELILKEDKNVLLELLTTNRSFVGASVAEDTRKKRLEAIQKFEEEKKKNPAKFVGKEVKLPGKSIYESYNLTDFPTSQPVELPKDQRAGILTQPSWLVAMSTSDDNHAIHRGKWIRERLLGGVVPDIPITVDAQLPHAPEKTLRERMMVTQQEYCWKCHQLMNPLGLTFEMYDHYGRYRTTEPVVDLQATAANKDKKGKPLGEIFRSVPVAAHGRIDLISGDQPTIKTVSGDVDHGIALIHRLAKSEYVEQVFIRHAFRYWLARNENLGDGPSLQAAHRAYRASQGSMKALVIELLSSEAFLYRTNVTTKTPTKQLSTNKDK; this is encoded by the coding sequence ATGCGAAAAATTGTGCTGCTGATCATTTTTCTTGGCTTGCTTCAGACTTCTCAAGCTGATGAACAAGTACTGGAAAATGCCAGCATGTCCCAATTTCAAGAATCGGTCGCCCCACTGCTGAAACAATTCTGTTATCAGTGCCACAACGATCAGAAGGCTTCGGGTGAATTGAATCTGGTGAAACTGGCCGCCAATATGAAAACCAGCGGCACAGCGGCACGCTGGGCCATGGTGGATCAAAAACTGAACAATGGTTCGATGCCGCCAAAATCGCAAGCCCAGCTATCTGCCCACCAGAAAAAACTGATCCTCGGCTGGTTAAAACAGGAAATGAAACGTGCGGGCATCTCCATTGCCAAACGGGAACAGCAGGTGAATGGCAATCTGGTGCCACATGAATTGCTGTTTGACCCGCAGCAGGCAGCCCCTTTTGAAGTCGCACCACGTGTTCGACGGCTCAGCCCGGAAATTTATGCCCGCTTCCTTGCAGAAGTGGGTAAAAATGTGCCCGGAGTAACTCAGCCGTTTACCGCTACTTCCAATCAGAATTTCCGCGATATGGGAGCACCACTTGTCGATGAACCTGTCACCGCGATGCTGATTCGGAATGCTCTGGCAATCGTCAACCGGCAGACCGCCTATCGACTGGAGGCGGGTGTGCCAAAAGGCGTTGGTTTCGTGGCCAAAGAAGTGCTGGCGTGCTTCGATCCACGCACACCGGTCAGCGATGCAACCTATGAAACGGCGATTCGATGGGAATTTCAGATGGTGTTGAAACGCCCCCCCCCAGTGGACGAGTTGGAGCGATTCCTGGCACTGATGCAGAAAAATGTCAAAGCTGCGGGGACAGATCTGGGTGTTCGCTATACGCTGGCCGCAGTTTTTCTGCTGCCAGAAGCAATTTTTCGCTATGAACTGGGTGCCACCGCCGAACTGAACGCAGAAAAAGTACGCCTTTCAGCAATGGAAATTGCCCACGCGATCAATTATGGCCTGACCGATTCCCGCCCACCCGCATGGTTACTGGCAGACGCTGCCGCAGGAAAACTGGCAACGCGTGAAGGTGTTCAGGCAGCGATTCAGAAATTGTGGGACGATCCGAAAGTGGAAAAATCTCGAATAATGAGATTTTTTCATGAATACTTCGGCTACCAGGCTGCTGATGAAGTATTCAAAGATCCCAAACAGAATAACCAGCACGATGCCCGTATTCTGGTGGCAGATACCGACCGGCTGATTGAACTGATTTTGAAAGAAGACAAAAATGTGCTGTTGGAACTGCTGACCACCAACCGCAGTTTTGTGGGGGCCTCTGTCGCTGAGGACACCCGCAAAAAACGCCTTGAGGCGATCCAGAAGTTTGAGGAAGAGAAAAAGAAAAATCCCGCCAAATTTGTGGGTAAGGAAGTCAAGTTACCCGGCAAAAGTATTTACGAATCGTACAACCTGACCGATTTTCCCACTTCGCAACCAGTGGAATTGCCCAAAGACCAGCGGGCGGGCATCCTGACCCAGCCTTCGTGGTTAGTGGCGATGTCCACAAGCGACGACAATCACGCGATTCATCGTGGGAAGTGGATTCGCGAACGCCTGTTAGGAGGCGTGGTGCCTGATATCCCCATTACGGTAGATGCTCAACTGCCACACGCACCAGAAAAGACGTTACGTGAGCGGATGATGGTTACCCAGCAGGAATATTGCTGGAAGTGCCACCAATTGATGAACCCCCTGGGACTGACTTTTGAAATGTACGACCATTATGGGCGCTACCGCACCACTGAACCAGTGGTCGATCTGCAAGCAACGGCTGCCAACAAAGATAAAAAAGGGAAGCCACTGGGTGAAATTTTCCGATCTGTTCCCGTCGCTGCCCATGGGCGAATCGATCTGATTTCTGGCGATCAGCCGACAATCAAGACAGTGTCTGGCGACGTTGATCACGGAATTGCATTAATCCATCGACTGGCGAAATCAGAGTATGTGGAACAGGTTTTCATTCGCCATGCATTTCGGTACTGGCTGGCCCGTAATGAAAACCTGGGCGATGGACCAAGCCTGCAGGCAGCCCACCGGGCATATCGAGCCAGTCAGGGAAGCATGAAGGCACTGGTGATCGAGTTGCTTTCCAGCGAAGCATTCCTGTACCGTACAAACGTCACGACAAAAACACCAACCAAACAGCTATCTACCAACAAGGACAAATAA
- a CDS encoding prenyltransferase/squalene oxidase repeat-containing protein yields the protein MVRIVIIGMICLLVSSGAVSADDKFEHPKIEKKTQEAVDKALEWLAKRQNSDGSWSEPSYPNNTAITGYALMAFMSQGHVPNKGKYGPEVSKGIRFLVASSRDGDGYLVGARGGNMYCHGMATLALSQAWGMSGSNKGGDEDLKKVLKKAVDLIVRSQSSNGGWRYSPSPSGADISVTIMQVMALRGAKDSGLHVPDKTLDKALEYIDSCYDSRSGGYLYMPQSGSAGFARTAAGICVLKLCGQYEKNIGKSVTYLKQNMKDPREHFWYGHYYACHAMHQVGGKDWQDYYATITDKFLKMQQSDGHWSKSEPHSAGTVYQTAIAVIALSVPAEYLPIFQR from the coding sequence ATGGTGAGAATAGTAATCATCGGCATGATTTGTTTGCTTGTAAGTTCGGGTGCAGTGAGTGCCGACGACAAATTCGAGCATCCCAAAATTGAAAAGAAGACTCAGGAAGCAGTGGATAAAGCACTGGAGTGGCTGGCCAAGCGCCAAAACTCTGACGGTTCCTGGAGTGAACCCAGTTATCCAAACAACACCGCAATCACTGGGTATGCACTCATGGCTTTCATGTCCCAGGGACATGTGCCCAATAAAGGGAAATACGGACCTGAAGTTTCTAAAGGAATCCGTTTTCTGGTGGCATCCTCGCGTGATGGGGATGGTTACCTGGTGGGTGCCCGTGGTGGAAATATGTATTGCCATGGCATGGCGACACTGGCTCTCTCCCAAGCATGGGGAATGTCTGGCAGCAACAAAGGTGGCGATGAAGACCTCAAAAAAGTGCTGAAGAAGGCCGTTGATTTGATTGTTCGCAGCCAGAGTTCTAATGGTGGCTGGCGCTACTCCCCATCACCCAGTGGTGCGGATATTTCTGTCACCATCATGCAGGTGATGGCACTTCGTGGTGCCAAAGACAGTGGCTTGCACGTGCCCGACAAAACACTCGACAAAGCACTGGAGTATATCGATTCCTGTTATGACAGCCGCTCTGGCGGTTACCTCTACATGCCTCAAAGTGGGTCCGCTGGCTTTGCCCGTACTGCGGCTGGTATTTGTGTGCTGAAACTTTGTGGTCAGTATGAGAAAAATATCGGTAAATCGGTCACCTATTTGAAACAGAACATGAAAGACCCACGAGAACATTTCTGGTACGGCCACTACTATGCCTGCCACGCAATGCACCAGGTGGGCGGGAAAGACTGGCAGGATTATTATGCAACCATTACCGATAAGTTCCTGAAAATGCAGCAAAGTGACGGTCACTGGAGCAAAAGTGAGCCGCATTCCGCAGGTACCGTGTATCAAACAGCCATTGCTGTGATTGCCCTGTCCGTTCCAGCAGAATATCTGCCCATTTTTCAGCGATAG